TTATCGTTGTGCTTTCCTTGCTTCCGCCTCTTACGGCAAGCGGTTTGTTTTTGGTAGCTGGGATGTACGGATATGCAGTAGGAGCGTAACTCCTCTTTATTGCAAATATTATTTGTTTGAATCTTGCTGGCGTTATCACTTTTCTTGTGCGTGGAATTCAACCTCTGTCCTGGAGAGACAATGAGCAGACGAAAGCAACGACTCTCCATGTCACCATCCTGTGGAGTATATTGCTTACCGGGCTTGTCATACTTATTTATTTCAAGGTTGTTCGGTAACGGTCTCTGCCCCAGGCTGCATTGATATCCGCCGTCTCGGCAAACTCTCTGGGAAATTTGTGCGCATATATTCAACAAGCCCCTCACGTAGCTGGCAACGTAAATCCCAAGCAGATGAGGCATCAGGAGAGCTGACTATAGCACGCAGAACCAGTGTCTCAGGTCCGGCATCCGTTACCTGCAGGACACACGTCTTACCATCCCAAAGTGGTTTTGCCTGGATGCAAAGTCGATTCAACTCTTCGCGCAAGGGGGCCATCTGCACCGTATAGTCAGTGTGGATAAAAACGGACCCTATTATGTCGGCGTTCTTTTTTGTCCAGTTCTGAAATGGTGTTTCTAAAAAGTACGTCATTGGGACAACAAGCCGTCTTAAATCCCATGTTTTTACGACCACATAAGTAAATGTTATCTCCTCAATCTTACCCCATTCCCCTTCAACTATGACCACATCATCCAGATTAATCGGATGCGAAAGAGCAATCTGAAGTCCTGCCACCATGGCTCCAATTGTTTTCTGGGCGGATAAACCCAATACAATGCTGATAACACCGGCCGAAGCTAGCAGTGTGCCTCCAAGCATCCTGAATTGATCAAAAAGCATCAATATGCCGGCGATGGTAAGTGCCCAAATGAGAACGACGATAATTCTTTGGAGAACCTTGACCTTGGTGTGGACCTGCCGAGCCGACAAGTTGTCCTTAACGTTAATATCATATCGAGATTGGGCCATATCGGAGAACAGGTAGACAATAAGTGTCCCAGCCCAGCCAGCCAAAAGTATCAAAAGAATATCCAGAAGAGTGTTAACAACTGCCGCTGTTTTTTCATCTATCCCAGCAATGGGTGCGAGCACGACAGCCAACAACACAACACCTGCAAAGGGTAACATGGAGCGTCCCCTTTTTTTCAATGAGTACAAAAGTGATTCCTTCATGCATACATTTGAATCACCCACTTTACGTATCAATGCCCATCCCCAGACACCCCCGGCAAGAATGACAATTGCCAATCCAATTCTTGCCAACCAGGCTGCGGAAATAAGAGTGTTCATCCCCCCTCCCTGTTGCATTTAAAACAACAATATGATGGTATTTAAGATATAGAACACTCATGATGAACGTGTATTATAACTTTTGGAGTTCCAATGCAGACATCAAAACCGGCTCTCAGCCTATGGGATAAAGCCAAAGCATTCGGCATGGTCATACTGTTGACTTTATTCATGCTATTTCTTTTTCAAAACATACAACAGGTGGAAGTCTCTTTCCTTTTTTGGACAGTCTCGACTCCACGAGCCCTTTTACTCCTGGTAACATTAAGCATAGGCCTGATCATTGGATACCTCTTCGCGCAGACAAGAATGTCCAGCTCAAACCGACAATAAAAATGAGGGACTATTATAGCACGCTTTCTTAAAAAAATATGACAAGAAGCCGGTATGCCACCGGGGTCACTTATTTTCATCAGGCGACAAAAACCGTAACACCCCGTCTGCGAATCATTGATTTTGACATTGGGATGATGCGGGATGAATTCATTCAAACACTTGATGATGTTATCTGGGCAAAAGAAACCAACACGACAAGTTGAATCAACATCGATGGTCTCCATGAAACTGAAATCATCAAGAGCGTGGGCGACAATTTCAGTCTCCCGTTAATGATGCTCAAGGACATTCTGAACACTAGGCAAAGACCAAAGATTGAACTGGCGAAAAACATTTATCAACTTCAGAACGTAAACTCTTCTTGTAGGGTCGTTTTGAGAAAGCGACGTACTCATAATTATTTTTTGGCTATTTCTTGCTAATTTGAGTCTTGTTTAATTGCACAAGTCCTCCTCGTCGATGAACTCCACATTAACAACCTGTCCAAAAAAACCGCACTCACCTCGCAATCGCCGCGAGGGTTGGACCGATCACCCGTGG
The genomic region above belongs to uncultured Pseudodesulfovibrio sp. and contains:
- a CDS encoding mechanosensitive ion channel domain-containing protein, which produces MNTLISAAWLARIGLAIVILAGGVWGWALIRKVGDSNVCMKESLLYSLKKRGRSMLPFAGVVLLAVVLAPIAGIDEKTAAVVNTLLDILLILLAGWAGTLIVYLFSDMAQSRYDINVKDNLSARQVHTKVKVLQRIIVVLIWALTIAGILMLFDQFRMLGGTLLASAGVISIVLGLSAQKTIGAMVAGLQIALSHPINLDDVVIVEGEWGKIEEITFTYVVVKTWDLRRLVVPMTYFLETPFQNWTKKNADIIGSVFIHTDYTVQMAPLREELNRLCIQAKPLWDGKTCVLQVTDAGPETLVLRAIVSSPDASSAWDLRCQLREGLVEYMRTNFPESLPRRRISMQPGAETVTEQP